A stretch of Perognathus longimembris pacificus isolate PPM17 chromosome 1, ASM2315922v1, whole genome shotgun sequence DNA encodes these proteins:
- the Pan2 gene encoding PAN2-PAN3 deadenylation complex catalytic subunit PAN2 isoform X5, translating into MNFESLDPGLAEFAPAMHSALDPVLDAHLNPNLLQNVELDPEGVALEALPVQESVHIMEGVYSELHSVVAEVGVPVSVSHFDLHEEMLWVGSHGGHATSFFGPALERYSSFQVNGSDDIRQIQSLENGILFLTKNNLKYMARGGLIIFDYLLDESEDMHSLLLTDSSTLLVGGLQNHVLEIDLNTVQETQKYAVEIPGVTIMRQTNRFFFCGHTSGKVSLRDLRSFKVEHEFDAFSGSLSDFDVHGNLLAACGFSSRLTGLACDRFLKVYDLRMMRAITPLQVHVDPAFLRFIPTYTSRLAIISQSGQCQFCEPTGLANPADIFHVNPVGPLLMTFDVSASKQALAFGDSEGCVHLWTDSPEPSFNPYSRETEFALPCLVDSLPPLDWSQDLLPLSLIPVPLTTDTLLSDWPAANSVPAPRRAPPVDAEILRTMKKVGFIGYAPNPRTRLRNQIPYRLKESDSEFDSFSQVTESPIGREEEPHLHMVSKKYRKVTIKYSKLGLEDFDFKHYNKTLFAGLEPHIPNAYCNCMIQVLYFLEPVRCLIQNHLCQKEFCLACELGFLFHMLDLSRGDPCQGSNFLRAFRTIPEASALGLILADSDEASGKGNLARLIQRWNRFILTQLHQDMQELEVPQAYRGAGGSFCSSGDSVIGQLFSCEVENCSLCRCGSETVRASSTLLFTLSYPEDKTGKNYDFAQVLKRSMCLEQNTQAWCDNCEKYQPTIQTRNIRHLPDILVINCEVNSSKEADFWRIQAEAAFKMAIKKHGGEIKNKEFALADRKELGSPEGLLLCPSIEELKNVWLPFSIRMKMTKNKGLDVCNWTDGDEVQWGPARAEEEHGVYVYDLMATVVHILDSRTGGSLVAHIKVGETYHQRKEGVTHQQWYLFNDFLIEPIDKHEAVQFDMNWKVPAILYYVKRNLNSRYNLNIKNPIEASVLMAEASLARKQRKTHTTFIPLMLNEMPQVGDLVGLDAEFVTLNEEEAELRSDGTKSTIKPSQMSVARITCVRGQGPNEGIPFIDDYISTQEQVVDYLTQYSGIKPGDLDAKISSKHLTTLKSTYLKLRFLIDIGVKFVGHGLQKDFRVINLMVPKDQVLDTVYLFHMPRKRMISLRFLAWYFLDLKIQGETHDSIEDARTALQLYRKYLELSKNGTEPESFHKVLKGLYEKGRKMDWKVPEPESQTSPKNAAVFSSVLAL; encoded by the exons ATGAACTTTGAGAGTCTGGACCCTGGACTGGCAGAATTTGCCCCAGCCATGCATTCTGCCCTAGACCCTGTCCTGGATGCCCACCTAAACCCAAATCTGCTACAGAATGTGGAGCTGGATCCAGAGGGGGTAGCCTTGGAGGCTCTTCCTGTTCAGGAATCAGTGCACATAATGGAAGGTGTCTACTCTGAATTGCACAGCGTGGTGGCTGAAGTGGGTGTGCCTGTGTCCGTCTCCCACTTTGATTTGCACGAGGAGATGCTGTGGGTGGGGAGCCATGGG GGCCATGCCACATCCTTTTTTGGGCCAGCCTTGGAGCGCTACTCATCCTTTCAGGTCAATGGCAGTGATGACATTCGGCAGATTCAGAGCCTGGAGAATGGTATCCTTTTTCTCACCAAGAACAACCTCAAGTATATGGCCCGGGGAGGTCTTATTATATTTGATTACTT GCTGGATGAAAGTGAGGATATGCACAGTCTGCTGCTGACTGACAGCAGTACTCTGCTTGTTGGTGGGCTTCAGAACCATGTATTGGAGATTGATCTGAATACTGTCCAGGAGACTCAAAAG TATGCAGTTGAGATACCCGGAGTCACCATCATGAGACAGACCAATCGATTCTTCTTTTGTGGCCACACGTCTGGCAAG GTTTCCCTGAGAGATCTCCGTAGTTTTAAGGTGGAGCATGAATTTGATGCCTTCTCGGGGAGTCTGTCAGATTTCGATGTTCATGGCAACCTTCTGGCTGCCTGTGGCTTCTCCAGCCGCCTCACTGGCCTGGCCTGTGACCGTTTCCTCAAAGTGTATGATTTGCGCATGATGCGTGCTATCACACCACTTCAAGTACATGTGGATCCTGCCTTCTTGCGCTTCATTCCTACGTACACTTCCCGTCTCGCTATCATCTCCCAGTCAG GGCAATGCCAGTTTTGTGAACCCACAGGCCTGGCCAACCCAGCAGACATCTTTCATGTGAATCCTGTGGGACCTTTGCTAATGACATTTGATGTGTCAGCCAGCAAGCAGGCCCTGGCCTTTGGGGATTCTGAGGGCTGTGTGCACCTCTGGACTGATTCCCCTGAGCCTTCCTTCAACCCCTACTCCCGGGAGACTGagtttgccttgccttgccttgtggACTCACTGCCTCCTCTGGACTGGAGCCAAGACCTGCTGCCTCTTTCCCTCATTCCTGTTCCACTCACCACTGACACACTTCTCTCTGATTGGCCTGCTGCCAACTCCGTTCCAGCTCCCAG GCGAGCACCACCTGTGGATGCAGAGATTCTGCGCACCATGAAGAAAGTGGGCTTCATTGGCTATGCTCCTAATCCCCGCACCAGGCTGCGCAATCAG ATTCCTTACCGACTAAAGGAGTCAGACAGCGAATTTGACAGCTTCAGCCAGGTCACTGAGTCACCGATAGGGCGGGAAgaggagccacatctccacatggTTTCTAAAAAATACCGCAAG GTAACCATCAAATATTCCAAGCTAGGGCTGGAGGACTTTGACTTCAAACACTACAATAAGACCCTTTTTGCTGGATTAGAGCCCCACATCCCTAATGCCTACTGTAATTGCATGATCCAG GTGCTGTATTTTCTAGAGCCCGTCCGCTGTCTCATCCAGAACCATCTCTGCCAGAAGGAGTTCTGTTTGGCATGTGAGCTAGGCTTCCTCTTCCATATGTTGGACCTCTCTCGTGGTGACCCTTGCCAG GGGAGTAATTTTCTTCGAGCATTCCGCACCATTCCTGAAGCCTCAGCCCTTGGTCTGATCCTGGCTGATTCAGATGAGGCATCAGGCAAGGGCAACCTGGCCAGGCTCATTCAGAGGTGGAACCGCTTTATTCTTACTCAGCTGCATCAGGACATGCAGGAGCTGGAGGTACCCCAGGCTTATCGAGGTGCTGGCGGCAG CTTTTGTTCATCGGGGGACTCTGTCATTGGGCAGCTGTTCAGTTGTGAGGTGGAGAACTGCAGCCTTTGCCGCTGTGGCAGCGAGACCGTGCGAGCCTCATCCACCCTACTCTTCACACTCTCCTACCCTGAGG ATAAAACTGGGAAGAACTATGACTTTGCTCAGGTGCTGAAGCGAAGCATGTGCCTGGAGCAGAATACACAAGCCTGGTGTGACAACTGTGAGAAATACCAGCCCACG ATTCAAACCCGCAACATCCGCCATCTGCCTGATATTCTTGTCATTAATTGTGAGGTGAACAGCTCAAAAGAGGCTGATTTCTGGAGGATACAAGCTGAG GCTGCCTTCAAGATGGCCATAAAGAAGCATGGTGGGGAAATCAAAAACAAGGAATTTGCTTTGGCAGATCG GAAAGAACTAGGGAGTCCAGAAGGTTTGCTGTTGTGTCCCTCCATTGAGGAATTGAAgaatgtctggcttcctttttccatTCGCATGAAGATGACCAAGAACAAAGGGCTGGATGTGTGCAATTGGACTGATGGGGATGAGGTGCAG TGGGGCCCAGCCAGGGCAGAGGAGGAGCATGGTGTCTATGTGTATGACCTGATGGCTACTGTGGTGCACATCCTGGACTCACGCACAGGGGgcagcctggtggctcacatcaaaGTTGGAGAGACCTACCACCAGCGCAAGGAG GGCGTTACGCACCAGCAGTGGTATCTCTTCAATGACTTCCTTATTGAACCTATTGATAAG caTGAAGCTGTACAGTTTGACATGAATTGGAAAGTACCAGCTATCCTTTATTATGTCAAACGAAATCTCAATTCCAGATACAACCTCAACA TCAAGAACCCTATTGAGGCTAGTGTGCTTATGGCTGAAGCCTCACTGGCACGGAAGCAGCGGAAAACACATACTACCTTTATTCCACTGATGCTGAATGAGATGCCACAGGTTGGGGATCTGGTGGGCCTTGATGCTGAGTTTGTCACCCTTAATGAG GAAGAAGCAGAGCTACGCAGTGATGGTACCAAATCTACCATTAAACCAAGCCAGAtgtcagtagctaggatcacttgTGTTCGGGGCCAGGGACCCAATGAGGGTATCCCCTTCATTGATGACTACATCTCTACGCAGGAGCAG GTAGTGGACTACTTGACTCAGTACTCTGGGATAAAGCCAGGAGACCTTGATGCCAAAATTTCCTCCAAGCACCTTACAACTCTCAAGTCTACCTATTTAAAGCTTCGTTTTCTCATTGACATTGGAGTCAAGTTTGTGGGTCATGGCCTACAGAAGGACTTCCGAGTCATCAACCTTATG GTGCCCAAGGACCAAGTCCTTGACACTGTCTACCTATTCCACATGCCACGAAAACGAATGATTTCCCTGCGGTTCCTTGCTTGGTACTTTCTGG ACCTGAAGATTCAAGGGGAGACCCACGATAGTATTGAAGATGCCCGCACAGCCCTTCAACTCTACCGAAAGTATCTGGAGCTAAGCAAGAATGGCACTGAGCCTGAATCCTTCCACAAAGTGCTCAAGGGTCTTTATGAAAAGGGCCGAAAGATGGACTGGAAAGTGCCTGAACCTGAGAGCCAGACAAGCCCCAAGA ATGCAGCTGTCTTCTCCTCAGTGTTAGCACTCTGA
- the Pan2 gene encoding PAN2-PAN3 deadenylation complex catalytic subunit PAN2 isoform X2 encodes MNFESLDPGLAEFAPAMHSALDPVLDAHLNPNLLQNVELDPEGVALEALPVQESVHIMEGVYSELHSVVAEVGVPVSVSHFDLHEEMLWVGSHGGHATSFFGPALERYSSFQVNGSDDIRQIQSLENGILFLTKNNLKYMARGGLIIFDYLLDESEDMHSLLLTDSSTLLVGGLQNHVLEIDLNTVQETQKYAVEIPGVTIMRQTNRFFFCGHTSGKVSLRDLRSFKVEHEFDAFSGSLSDFDVHGNLLAACGFSSRLTGLACDRFLKVYDLRMMRAITPLQVHVDPAFLRFIPTYTSRLAIISQSGQCQFCEPTGLANPADIFHVNPVGPLLMTFDVSASKQALAFGDSEGCVHLWTDSPEPSFNPYSRETEFALPCLVDSLPPLDWSQDLLPLSLIPVPLTTDTLLSDWPAANSVPAPRRAPPVDAEILRTMKKVGFIGYAPNPRTRLRNQIPYRLKESDSEFDSFSQVTESPIGREEEPHLHMVSKKYRKVTIKYSKLGLEDFDFKHYNKTLFAGLEPHIPNAYCNCMIQVLYFLEPVRCLIQNHLCQKEFCLACELGFLFHMLDLSRGDPCQGSNFLRAFRTIPEASALGLILADSDEASGKGNLARLIQRWNRFILTQLHQDMQELEVPQAYRGAGGSFCSSGDSVIGQLFSCEVENCSLCRCGSETVRASSTLLFTLSYPEGSNCDKTGKNYDFAQVLKRSMCLEQNTQAWCDNCEKYQPTIQTRNIRHLPDILVINCEVNSSKEADFWRIQAEAAFKMAIKKHGGEIKNKEFALADRKELGSPEGLLLCPSIEELKNVWLPFSIRMKMTKNKGLDVCNWTDGDEVQWGPARAEEEHGVYVYDLMATVVHILDSRTGGSLVAHIKVGETYHQRKEGVTHQQWYLFNDFLIEPIDKHEAVQFDMNWKVPAILYYVKRNLNSRYNLNIKNPIEASVLMAEASLARKQRKTHTTFIPLMLNEMPQVGDLVGLDAEFVTLNEEEAELRSDGTKSTIKPSQMSVARITCVRGQGPNEGIPFIDDYISTQEQVVDYLTQYSGIKPGDLDAKISSKHLTTLKSTYLKLRFLIDIGVKFVGHGLQKDFRVINLMVPKDQVLDTVYLFHMPRKRMISLRFLAWYFLDLKIQGETHDSIEDARTALQLYRKYLELSKNGTEPESFHKVLKGLYEKGRKMDWKVPEPESQTSPKNAAVFSSVLAL; translated from the exons ATGAACTTTGAGAGTCTGGACCCTGGACTGGCAGAATTTGCCCCAGCCATGCATTCTGCCCTAGACCCTGTCCTGGATGCCCACCTAAACCCAAATCTGCTACAGAATGTGGAGCTGGATCCAGAGGGGGTAGCCTTGGAGGCTCTTCCTGTTCAGGAATCAGTGCACATAATGGAAGGTGTCTACTCTGAATTGCACAGCGTGGTGGCTGAAGTGGGTGTGCCTGTGTCCGTCTCCCACTTTGATTTGCACGAGGAGATGCTGTGGGTGGGGAGCCATGGG GGCCATGCCACATCCTTTTTTGGGCCAGCCTTGGAGCGCTACTCATCCTTTCAGGTCAATGGCAGTGATGACATTCGGCAGATTCAGAGCCTGGAGAATGGTATCCTTTTTCTCACCAAGAACAACCTCAAGTATATGGCCCGGGGAGGTCTTATTATATTTGATTACTT GCTGGATGAAAGTGAGGATATGCACAGTCTGCTGCTGACTGACAGCAGTACTCTGCTTGTTGGTGGGCTTCAGAACCATGTATTGGAGATTGATCTGAATACTGTCCAGGAGACTCAAAAG TATGCAGTTGAGATACCCGGAGTCACCATCATGAGACAGACCAATCGATTCTTCTTTTGTGGCCACACGTCTGGCAAG GTTTCCCTGAGAGATCTCCGTAGTTTTAAGGTGGAGCATGAATTTGATGCCTTCTCGGGGAGTCTGTCAGATTTCGATGTTCATGGCAACCTTCTGGCTGCCTGTGGCTTCTCCAGCCGCCTCACTGGCCTGGCCTGTGACCGTTTCCTCAAAGTGTATGATTTGCGCATGATGCGTGCTATCACACCACTTCAAGTACATGTGGATCCTGCCTTCTTGCGCTTCATTCCTACGTACACTTCCCGTCTCGCTATCATCTCCCAGTCAG GGCAATGCCAGTTTTGTGAACCCACAGGCCTGGCCAACCCAGCAGACATCTTTCATGTGAATCCTGTGGGACCTTTGCTAATGACATTTGATGTGTCAGCCAGCAAGCAGGCCCTGGCCTTTGGGGATTCTGAGGGCTGTGTGCACCTCTGGACTGATTCCCCTGAGCCTTCCTTCAACCCCTACTCCCGGGAGACTGagtttgccttgccttgccttgtggACTCACTGCCTCCTCTGGACTGGAGCCAAGACCTGCTGCCTCTTTCCCTCATTCCTGTTCCACTCACCACTGACACACTTCTCTCTGATTGGCCTGCTGCCAACTCCGTTCCAGCTCCCAG GCGAGCACCACCTGTGGATGCAGAGATTCTGCGCACCATGAAGAAAGTGGGCTTCATTGGCTATGCTCCTAATCCCCGCACCAGGCTGCGCAATCAG ATTCCTTACCGACTAAAGGAGTCAGACAGCGAATTTGACAGCTTCAGCCAGGTCACTGAGTCACCGATAGGGCGGGAAgaggagccacatctccacatggTTTCTAAAAAATACCGCAAG GTAACCATCAAATATTCCAAGCTAGGGCTGGAGGACTTTGACTTCAAACACTACAATAAGACCCTTTTTGCTGGATTAGAGCCCCACATCCCTAATGCCTACTGTAATTGCATGATCCAG GTGCTGTATTTTCTAGAGCCCGTCCGCTGTCTCATCCAGAACCATCTCTGCCAGAAGGAGTTCTGTTTGGCATGTGAGCTAGGCTTCCTCTTCCATATGTTGGACCTCTCTCGTGGTGACCCTTGCCAG GGGAGTAATTTTCTTCGAGCATTCCGCACCATTCCTGAAGCCTCAGCCCTTGGTCTGATCCTGGCTGATTCAGATGAGGCATCAGGCAAGGGCAACCTGGCCAGGCTCATTCAGAGGTGGAACCGCTTTATTCTTACTCAGCTGCATCAGGACATGCAGGAGCTGGAGGTACCCCAGGCTTATCGAGGTGCTGGCGGCAG CTTTTGTTCATCGGGGGACTCTGTCATTGGGCAGCTGTTCAGTTGTGAGGTGGAGAACTGCAGCCTTTGCCGCTGTGGCAGCGAGACCGTGCGAGCCTCATCCACCCTACTCTTCACACTCTCCTACCCTGAGGGTAGCAACTGTG ATAAAACTGGGAAGAACTATGACTTTGCTCAGGTGCTGAAGCGAAGCATGTGCCTGGAGCAGAATACACAAGCCTGGTGTGACAACTGTGAGAAATACCAGCCCACG ATTCAAACCCGCAACATCCGCCATCTGCCTGATATTCTTGTCATTAATTGTGAGGTGAACAGCTCAAAAGAGGCTGATTTCTGGAGGATACAAGCTGAG GCTGCCTTCAAGATGGCCATAAAGAAGCATGGTGGGGAAATCAAAAACAAGGAATTTGCTTTGGCAGATCG GAAAGAACTAGGGAGTCCAGAAGGTTTGCTGTTGTGTCCCTCCATTGAGGAATTGAAgaatgtctggcttcctttttccatTCGCATGAAGATGACCAAGAACAAAGGGCTGGATGTGTGCAATTGGACTGATGGGGATGAGGTGCAG TGGGGCCCAGCCAGGGCAGAGGAGGAGCATGGTGTCTATGTGTATGACCTGATGGCTACTGTGGTGCACATCCTGGACTCACGCACAGGGGgcagcctggtggctcacatcaaaGTTGGAGAGACCTACCACCAGCGCAAGGAG GGCGTTACGCACCAGCAGTGGTATCTCTTCAATGACTTCCTTATTGAACCTATTGATAAG caTGAAGCTGTACAGTTTGACATGAATTGGAAAGTACCAGCTATCCTTTATTATGTCAAACGAAATCTCAATTCCAGATACAACCTCAACA TCAAGAACCCTATTGAGGCTAGTGTGCTTATGGCTGAAGCCTCACTGGCACGGAAGCAGCGGAAAACACATACTACCTTTATTCCACTGATGCTGAATGAGATGCCACAGGTTGGGGATCTGGTGGGCCTTGATGCTGAGTTTGTCACCCTTAATGAG GAAGAAGCAGAGCTACGCAGTGATGGTACCAAATCTACCATTAAACCAAGCCAGAtgtcagtagctaggatcacttgTGTTCGGGGCCAGGGACCCAATGAGGGTATCCCCTTCATTGATGACTACATCTCTACGCAGGAGCAG GTAGTGGACTACTTGACTCAGTACTCTGGGATAAAGCCAGGAGACCTTGATGCCAAAATTTCCTCCAAGCACCTTACAACTCTCAAGTCTACCTATTTAAAGCTTCGTTTTCTCATTGACATTGGAGTCAAGTTTGTGGGTCATGGCCTACAGAAGGACTTCCGAGTCATCAACCTTATG GTGCCCAAGGACCAAGTCCTTGACACTGTCTACCTATTCCACATGCCACGAAAACGAATGATTTCCCTGCGGTTCCTTGCTTGGTACTTTCTGG ACCTGAAGATTCAAGGGGAGACCCACGATAGTATTGAAGATGCCCGCACAGCCCTTCAACTCTACCGAAAGTATCTGGAGCTAAGCAAGAATGGCACTGAGCCTGAATCCTTCCACAAAGTGCTCAAGGGTCTTTATGAAAAGGGCCGAAAGATGGACTGGAAAGTGCCTGAACCTGAGAGCCAGACAAGCCCCAAGA ATGCAGCTGTCTTCTCCTCAGTGTTAGCACTCTGA
- the Pan2 gene encoding PAN2-PAN3 deadenylation complex catalytic subunit PAN2 isoform X4 translates to MNFESLDPGLAEFAPAMHSALDPVLDAHLNPNLLQNVELDPEGVALEALPVQESVHIMEGVYSELHSVVAEVGVPVSVSHFDLHEEMLWVGSHGGHATSFFGPALERYSSFQVNGSDDIRQIQSLENGILFLTKNNLKYMARGGLIIFDYLLDESEDMHSLLLTDSSTLLVGGLQNHVLEIDLNTVQETQKYAVEIPGVTIMRQTNRFFFCGHTSGKVSLRDLRSFKVEHEFDAFSGSLSDFDVHGNLLAACGFSSRLTGLACDRFLKVYDLRMMRAITPLQVHVDPAFLRFIPTYTSRLAIISQSGQCQFCEPTGLANPADIFHVNPVGPLLMTFDVSASKQALAFGDSEGCVHLWTDSPEPSFNPYSRETEFALPCLVDSLPPLDWSQDLLPLSLIPVPLTTDTLLSDWPAANSVPAPRRAPPVDAEILRTMKKVGFIGYAPNPRTRLRNQIPYRLKESDSEFDSFSQVTESPIGREEEPHLHMVSKKYRKVTIKYSKLGLEDFDFKHYNKTLFAGLEPHIPNAYCNCMIQVLYFLEPVRCLIQNHLCQKEFCLACELGFLFHMLDLSRGDPCQGSNFLRAFRTIPEASALGLILADSDEASGKGNLARLIQRWNRFILTQLHQDMQELEVPQAYRGAGGSSFCSSGDSVIGQLFSCEVENCSLCRCGSETVRASSTLLFTLSYPEDKTGKNYDFAQVLKRSMCLEQNTQAWCDNCEKYQPTIQTRNIRHLPDILVINCEVNSSKEADFWRIQAEAAFKMAIKKHGGEIKNKEFALADRKELGSPEGLLLCPSIEELKNVWLPFSIRMKMTKNKGLDVCNWTDGDEVQWGPARAEEEHGVYVYDLMATVVHILDSRTGGSLVAHIKVGETYHQRKEGVTHQQWYLFNDFLIEPIDKHEAVQFDMNWKVPAILYYVKRNLNSRYNLNIKNPIEASVLMAEASLARKQRKTHTTFIPLMLNEMPQVGDLVGLDAEFVTLNEEEAELRSDGTKSTIKPSQMSVARITCVRGQGPNEGIPFIDDYISTQEQVVDYLTQYSGIKPGDLDAKISSKHLTTLKSTYLKLRFLIDIGVKFVGHGLQKDFRVINLMVPKDQVLDTVYLFHMPRKRMISLRFLAWYFLDLKIQGETHDSIEDARTALQLYRKYLELSKNGTEPESFHKVLKGLYEKGRKMDWKVPEPESQTSPKNAAVFSSVLAL, encoded by the exons ATGAACTTTGAGAGTCTGGACCCTGGACTGGCAGAATTTGCCCCAGCCATGCATTCTGCCCTAGACCCTGTCCTGGATGCCCACCTAAACCCAAATCTGCTACAGAATGTGGAGCTGGATCCAGAGGGGGTAGCCTTGGAGGCTCTTCCTGTTCAGGAATCAGTGCACATAATGGAAGGTGTCTACTCTGAATTGCACAGCGTGGTGGCTGAAGTGGGTGTGCCTGTGTCCGTCTCCCACTTTGATTTGCACGAGGAGATGCTGTGGGTGGGGAGCCATGGG GGCCATGCCACATCCTTTTTTGGGCCAGCCTTGGAGCGCTACTCATCCTTTCAGGTCAATGGCAGTGATGACATTCGGCAGATTCAGAGCCTGGAGAATGGTATCCTTTTTCTCACCAAGAACAACCTCAAGTATATGGCCCGGGGAGGTCTTATTATATTTGATTACTT GCTGGATGAAAGTGAGGATATGCACAGTCTGCTGCTGACTGACAGCAGTACTCTGCTTGTTGGTGGGCTTCAGAACCATGTATTGGAGATTGATCTGAATACTGTCCAGGAGACTCAAAAG TATGCAGTTGAGATACCCGGAGTCACCATCATGAGACAGACCAATCGATTCTTCTTTTGTGGCCACACGTCTGGCAAG GTTTCCCTGAGAGATCTCCGTAGTTTTAAGGTGGAGCATGAATTTGATGCCTTCTCGGGGAGTCTGTCAGATTTCGATGTTCATGGCAACCTTCTGGCTGCCTGTGGCTTCTCCAGCCGCCTCACTGGCCTGGCCTGTGACCGTTTCCTCAAAGTGTATGATTTGCGCATGATGCGTGCTATCACACCACTTCAAGTACATGTGGATCCTGCCTTCTTGCGCTTCATTCCTACGTACACTTCCCGTCTCGCTATCATCTCCCAGTCAG GGCAATGCCAGTTTTGTGAACCCACAGGCCTGGCCAACCCAGCAGACATCTTTCATGTGAATCCTGTGGGACCTTTGCTAATGACATTTGATGTGTCAGCCAGCAAGCAGGCCCTGGCCTTTGGGGATTCTGAGGGCTGTGTGCACCTCTGGACTGATTCCCCTGAGCCTTCCTTCAACCCCTACTCCCGGGAGACTGagtttgccttgccttgccttgtggACTCACTGCCTCCTCTGGACTGGAGCCAAGACCTGCTGCCTCTTTCCCTCATTCCTGTTCCACTCACCACTGACACACTTCTCTCTGATTGGCCTGCTGCCAACTCCGTTCCAGCTCCCAG GCGAGCACCACCTGTGGATGCAGAGATTCTGCGCACCATGAAGAAAGTGGGCTTCATTGGCTATGCTCCTAATCCCCGCACCAGGCTGCGCAATCAG ATTCCTTACCGACTAAAGGAGTCAGACAGCGAATTTGACAGCTTCAGCCAGGTCACTGAGTCACCGATAGGGCGGGAAgaggagccacatctccacatggTTTCTAAAAAATACCGCAAG GTAACCATCAAATATTCCAAGCTAGGGCTGGAGGACTTTGACTTCAAACACTACAATAAGACCCTTTTTGCTGGATTAGAGCCCCACATCCCTAATGCCTACTGTAATTGCATGATCCAG GTGCTGTATTTTCTAGAGCCCGTCCGCTGTCTCATCCAGAACCATCTCTGCCAGAAGGAGTTCTGTTTGGCATGTGAGCTAGGCTTCCTCTTCCATATGTTGGACCTCTCTCGTGGTGACCCTTGCCAG GGGAGTAATTTTCTTCGAGCATTCCGCACCATTCCTGAAGCCTCAGCCCTTGGTCTGATCCTGGCTGATTCAGATGAGGCATCAGGCAAGGGCAACCTGGCCAGGCTCATTCAGAGGTGGAACCGCTTTATTCTTACTCAGCTGCATCAGGACATGCAGGAGCTGGAGGTACCCCAGGCTTATCGAGGTGCTGGCGGCAG CAGCTTTTGTTCATCGGGGGACTCTGTCATTGGGCAGCTGTTCAGTTGTGAGGTGGAGAACTGCAGCCTTTGCCGCTGTGGCAGCGAGACCGTGCGAGCCTCATCCACCCTACTCTTCACACTCTCCTACCCTGAGG ATAAAACTGGGAAGAACTATGACTTTGCTCAGGTGCTGAAGCGAAGCATGTGCCTGGAGCAGAATACACAAGCCTGGTGTGACAACTGTGAGAAATACCAGCCCACG ATTCAAACCCGCAACATCCGCCATCTGCCTGATATTCTTGTCATTAATTGTGAGGTGAACAGCTCAAAAGAGGCTGATTTCTGGAGGATACAAGCTGAG GCTGCCTTCAAGATGGCCATAAAGAAGCATGGTGGGGAAATCAAAAACAAGGAATTTGCTTTGGCAGATCG GAAAGAACTAGGGAGTCCAGAAGGTTTGCTGTTGTGTCCCTCCATTGAGGAATTGAAgaatgtctggcttcctttttccatTCGCATGAAGATGACCAAGAACAAAGGGCTGGATGTGTGCAATTGGACTGATGGGGATGAGGTGCAG TGGGGCCCAGCCAGGGCAGAGGAGGAGCATGGTGTCTATGTGTATGACCTGATGGCTACTGTGGTGCACATCCTGGACTCACGCACAGGGGgcagcctggtggctcacatcaaaGTTGGAGAGACCTACCACCAGCGCAAGGAG GGCGTTACGCACCAGCAGTGGTATCTCTTCAATGACTTCCTTATTGAACCTATTGATAAG caTGAAGCTGTACAGTTTGACATGAATTGGAAAGTACCAGCTATCCTTTATTATGTCAAACGAAATCTCAATTCCAGATACAACCTCAACA TCAAGAACCCTATTGAGGCTAGTGTGCTTATGGCTGAAGCCTCACTGGCACGGAAGCAGCGGAAAACACATACTACCTTTATTCCACTGATGCTGAATGAGATGCCACAGGTTGGGGATCTGGTGGGCCTTGATGCTGAGTTTGTCACCCTTAATGAG GAAGAAGCAGAGCTACGCAGTGATGGTACCAAATCTACCATTAAACCAAGCCAGAtgtcagtagctaggatcacttgTGTTCGGGGCCAGGGACCCAATGAGGGTATCCCCTTCATTGATGACTACATCTCTACGCAGGAGCAG GTAGTGGACTACTTGACTCAGTACTCTGGGATAAAGCCAGGAGACCTTGATGCCAAAATTTCCTCCAAGCACCTTACAACTCTCAAGTCTACCTATTTAAAGCTTCGTTTTCTCATTGACATTGGAGTCAAGTTTGTGGGTCATGGCCTACAGAAGGACTTCCGAGTCATCAACCTTATG GTGCCCAAGGACCAAGTCCTTGACACTGTCTACCTATTCCACATGCCACGAAAACGAATGATTTCCCTGCGGTTCCTTGCTTGGTACTTTCTGG ACCTGAAGATTCAAGGGGAGACCCACGATAGTATTGAAGATGCCCGCACAGCCCTTCAACTCTACCGAAAGTATCTGGAGCTAAGCAAGAATGGCACTGAGCCTGAATCCTTCCACAAAGTGCTCAAGGGTCTTTATGAAAAGGGCCGAAAGATGGACTGGAAAGTGCCTGAACCTGAGAGCCAGACAAGCCCCAAGA ATGCAGCTGTCTTCTCCTCAGTGTTAGCACTCTGA